Part of the Sporomusa termitida genome, TATCATAACAGGCGCCCAAGCAATACCCTGGTTATTTGTTAACCTTGGGTGTGGAATAGTTCTGTCCCGGTTTCCGTGCTGATGCCGGCAATTGAGGTTTAGCGGCAGTTTGCTCTTTCTCAGCCTGCTCGGACTGTTGAGCTTTTTCCTCGGTGCTTTTGTTGTCAGCCATGCAGATCACCTCCTTATAGCTGATTTATTAGCAATAATCATGCCAGCATGTACAATCCCCGTAGAGCCCGCTTATTATCAGGCCTGACAGCGTTATTTACCGGCAGCGGCCGCCTCAATCGATTTCTCTTTTTGAGATCCCCGGGTGGAAGCGTACAGGGGCAAAAGGCAGGAAGTCTGTCGGCAAACCCTCAGTCTATATTTGGGAGCATAATATCATTTTAGGATTGGCCAAAACCAGGACTGACCTTCCTTGCCGCCGGCATAACCTTACCCGGTGTCTACATTTTCAAGACAAATAAAAAAGGCTTGTCGCTAACGTTTTAAAAAAAAATGCCAAGCAGCACACCTTTTATAAGCAAAGAACACGGAAACAGCAGAAGCCCCGTTCCTGCTTGAGCACCCCGTGCGCACCCTCTGCCAGGAGAAGGGTGGAAACCCTGCGGTTGCGCCGTCCCCCTGGTTCATCTTGCCTCCCTCCTCCCGCTTATGCTATACTCAAGGTAAGGATGTGATACCATGCCGGCTGATCATACCTCTAATACTTCGCACCATGCCCATGATAAAGGCTATAAGCAGCTGCTATCCAATAAGCGGACCTTTCTCGCCCTGCTCAAAACCTTTGTGCGGGAAGAGTGGACCGCCGACCTCCGGGAAGAAAACCTGGTCCGGGTAGAAAAATCCTATATCCTGCAAGACTTTACCGAAAAAGAAGCCGATATTGTCTATGAAATGAAAACAGGATCTAACAACATTATCTTTTATTGTTTGCTGGAACTGCAATCCACCGTTGATTACCTCATGCCATTCCGCCTCCTGCTCTACATGACTGAAATCTGGCGGAACAGCTTCAATAATATTCCCTCTCAGGAACGGGAGAAAAAAGATTACCGGTTGCCTGCCATTATCCCCATTGTCCTCTATAATGGTACAGACAACTGGCGGGCTCCCGGACAGTTCAAAGAGATGCTGGCAGGTCATAATCAATTTGGCAGCCACTTACTGGACTTTTCTTATATTCTGCTGGACATCAACCGCTATCAGGAAGATGACCTCCGCAACATGGCCGGGCTTATCGCCAGTGTATTTCTGCTTGACCGCACAGTCAGGCAGGATGACGACATTATTACCCGCCTGCGGATCTTGATGAACGGCCTGCGGTGTATGCACCCGGATGATTTCCGGCAATTTACCGTTTGGTTGAAGCATGTGCTCAAACCGCGTATCACCCCGGCATTGCATAATCAAATTGACTCTATCCTGAATGAAGTAGAACCCGAGGAGGTGGAAGCCATGATTTCCAATATTGAGATTGCCCTCGCCGAAAGTCATCGCCGGGCTCAACTGGAAGGCAGGCTGGAAGGCAAACTTGCAGTCGCCCGCAAGCTGTTGCTTCGCGGCCACACACCGGCAGACATTATGGACTTAACAGAACTAACAGCCGCACAAATTCAGGAGTTGACAAAAGAATTGCAGTAACTAATTAGAGAAGCAAAATGAACGTCCCCCTGCTTCCATTGCCGGTTTGACCGCCTTGCCGACCAGGCCGGGCCGGCTGATTGGCCGTGAGGCTATAGCAGACATCAAAGCCAAGCGCATGTGTAGGGTATAACAACCTTGCACTGCGCTTTTAAATTCCCCCTGCAAACAGCTGGCGGCAGGGCCTGCAGCCTTCTGCCCCGGCCTAAGTGCTCCACTCTCGCTGGTTGTATAAGCTGCTGTAATTGCCGGTATTTCACAAACCTGATTTTCCAAACGGACGGCTCCCGGCTACGGCCGGTTGCCGTCATTTCTGTGCTTTGGAGGCTCGCTTAGGGTGACAGCCCCTCTGCCACCAGCCAGTATATTAATATTCAATGTCATAGTCTTTCAGTTTTCTGTACAGGGTAGAGCGACTGATGCCCAGGATCTGGGCTGCGCCCGGCACATAATTATCGGCATGCAGCAACGCCGTTTGTATCGCAACTTTCTCCAGGTTTTCCAGGCAGAGCAGCTCGCCGGCCTGGCCTTTGCGGTTTGTAAACTCCTCTATCTTCAGCGGACAGGTTTCCAGAATAATGTAGTTGGGCAGATTTTCCGGCTTAATCAGCTCACCCTGGGCAGTATTTACCGCATAAATCATTGCGTTTTGCAATTGCCGCACATTGCCGGGCCATTGGTATTCATTGATTTTTTTCTGCGCTGCCGGGCTGAGTTTGGGAACCTGCCAGCCTTGTTTCCGGCAATAGTTTTCCACGAAAAATTCACTGAGGAGTTTAATGTCGTTGCCGCGCTCCCGCAGCGGCGGGATATTAATTGTCAGTACCGATAAGCGGAAGTAAAGGTCCTCGCGAAACAGATTTTCTTTTACCATTTTATAAATATCTTTGTTGGTAGCCGCAATCAGCCTGAAATCAACTTTCTTGGAACGGCTGCCGCCAACCCGCATGATTTGCTTGTCTTCCAGCGTTCTCAGTAACACAGCCTGCACCTCCAGCGGCATGTCGCCAATCTCATCGAGAAAGAGGGTGCCGCCATGGGCCAGTTCAACCTTACCGGCTCTGCCGCTCCGTTCGGCACCGGTAAAACTGCCGCCTTCATACCCAAACAGTTCGCTTTCAATTAACTCCCGGGGCATAGCCGCACAGTTTACGGCCATAAACGGGCCTTGCGGGCAATACACATTATGGATGGCCTGGGCATACAGTTCCTTGCCTGTCCCGCTTTCCCCCACCACCAGAATGTTCTCCGGTGAACTGGCAAAGCGCCGCGCCAAAGCCATACTTTTTTTAAACTCCTTATTCTCACTGATAATATCTGCAAAGGTATAGGCAGACGTACTGCCGGCCCTGCTGTTTTGCTGAATGGCGACCTTTTCCGCCCCACTGATTTTTAACAGGGCGACCTCTAATTCCTGGGTATACTGGTTTAGCACCGGCCGGATACTGACATGATAGAAGCTTCTGTCGGCCCCCACGCACAGCCTTTCTTCCGTCGAAACACTCTCACCTTTTTTCACTAACGCCAGCAAAGAGGAATTGTTGCCAAGAAATTCATTGATATTGCGGTTATGTGCCTCTTCGGCTCTAAGCTTCAGAATCCGGGTACCGGCCGGATTGATATACAGGATCTGCCCGTCGGCGTCAATGGCGACAACGCCGTCGTCAATAAACGCCAGCATAGCCGTCAGTACATTATTCATAGTGGCAACCTTATCCTGGTTAATCTGCATCTGCCGGTTGAAGGCATCGGCCCTTTCATTGGCAACATATAAAGCAGCATTGGCCCTTTTCAGGTAGAGCTGGTTCTCAATGACCATAGCCATAGAAATAAGCAAACCCATGCTATGGGGCCCCAGCTTTTTAAGGGTTTCTTCTTCCGGCGTATTCAGCAGCGGCTGACTGACCAGCACCAGGGCGGCCTGAATCTCGCCTGCTTCATTTGTGATTGGCACCGCCGAGGCAATACTGTTTTGAAAGGCCACACAGTAATGCTCCGGCCCCAGCAGCTGCACAGGCCGTTTAAGACGGAAACACAGTTCATGGGCCGTAGTCCCTTCCGCATCCTCACTGGCAACAATACCTGTCCGGGAATCATATTCAGGCAGCGAGGTGAAGCTTTCCAGGCTGCCTTCATTCAGCAGGATAACGCCGTCTATGTCGAATAAGTAAAAGATGTAGCCACACTCGACGATAATTTTTTTAAATGTTTGGGCCAGATTCTTGGTTGCCTCAATCAGAGCATGATTTTTGTTTAAAATTTCAGATAATTTTTGCGGGCTTAAATTGGAATTGGTAACTACCGAATAAGGATTCACCCCCCACTTACGGGATCTGATCCACGAGGCGGCGACTTCCTGGTCCATGTACGGGTAATTCCGCGGATCTTCTGCTTCATTCTGCAGAAAATCCTGCTTACATCGCAGTATGGCCTGCCACCGTTCCCGTGAGAGTAGCCCCCTGTTAGCAATAAAGTACCCGGTCTGTAAGCCTGAGACATCATGAGTGTGCTTCATAACCATCAACTACAGCTCCCCCTTATTTTTTCTAACAGACAGATTTATAAAATACTGCAAATTGCTTGGACGGCACGCATGACCGCAGATTGAGAATTAATACACATATAAAAAAAGAAGCCTGGTTTTTCCAGACTTCCTTCGCACAATTGGGCAGGCACAAAAATTACTTTTCATACCTTTCGGTCATCACCTCCCCCAGGGGGATATGACAACTCGGAACTCTCTTGTAATTATGTATTATTCTAATACGTTCGCCATAAGTCCTGTTAAGAAAGTATGTAGTAGCTATATTTTTTGACAAAATTCGTCATTAGTACTGTATTAGCTCACAGTATTTAACAGGCGAACTGTCCTTTATTGATGGCAACAAGCTTCTGTTTGGCTGCTTCCGTCGTTTTCCCCAAAGGAACACTGGTTTTATCCACCATATTAAGCAGCACATATTCCCCTTTGTTCATTATAATCGTCTCGCTGCCGAATTCTGTATTTGTAAAAGACGGATATTCCACTTCCCACTCTCCTTTGGTATAGAATAAACCGCCGGCAAACAGGCTGCCGCCCCGCTGGAACGCTACAGCCAAAGCCGGTACAGCCGCCTATTCTGTGCCGTCTTCACCGCCGGCAGCCGGACCGGCCATGCCGGCGGGAGGCGTATGCCATTTACAGGTTTTTACCAGCCCGTCCTGCGATGGCTTTTTATGCTTGTTACAGGGATTCGCACACAGTTTCCCAATATATAGGCACATAACGGTTGGCCGTGCTTTCGGCGGCGGCAGGTCTGCGCCGCATTGCTTGCAGTTCTTGCGTTCGGGGAAATTATAGGTGCCACAGGCCGGGCAGGGGGCCGGTTTTTCCTTAGGCGGCTTACAGCCGCCGCAATAGGGATTACAGGACCAGCACATAACGGTCTAGCGTTTACCGCTAGCCGGCATCAAGCCGGCTCAGCGCAGTCAATAGTGTTGTTTTCAGATGCAGCACATGGGTGGACTCCGGGTATTCCACGCCGGCCTGCTGAAAAATCTCTCTTAGCTTTTTTTCTATATCCTGGTGGGATTGATAGTCTGCCAAATCCATGGCCAGATTGCCCATAAATGCCGTTAACGAAGTGGCTGTCTGGTCGCCTTGCTGGATCTTATTCCATACGGCCGTCGCCGCCTGTAATGTGAATGGCATGATAGTCCCTCCTGTTGGCTTTGTTGCTTTGAGTATTGCACCATTTACGCCCCCCGTCAAGATTCAAATCAGGACAGATTTTCACCTTTTGTCCCGTTTTGCTACGCCTGTACCCTGAACCCGGTCATCCGGCCGCTGGATTGCCTGATCGCAAGGTTTAACAGGCCGTAAGATCCTTTACGGGGAGACTCACAGGCCTGCCGCCTGTCTCAAATTAGGACTGCCGCCTTGTTCCTGCCCGGCAATCCGGCCGCTGTCTGCCGGCAATTCCCTGTTTCGACTCCACTCCGCCCAGGACCCTGCGTAAT contains:
- a CDS encoding sigma-54 interaction domain-containing protein; the encoded protein is MVMKHTHDVSGLQTGYFIANRGLLSRERWQAILRCKQDFLQNEAEDPRNYPYMDQEVAASWIRSRKWGVNPYSVVTNSNLSPQKLSEILNKNHALIEATKNLAQTFKKIIVECGYIFYLFDIDGVILLNEGSLESFTSLPEYDSRTGIVASEDAEGTTAHELCFRLKRPVQLLGPEHYCVAFQNSIASAVPITNEAGEIQAALVLVSQPLLNTPEEETLKKLGPHSMGLLISMAMVIENQLYLKRANAALYVANERADAFNRQMQINQDKVATMNNVLTAMLAFIDDGVVAIDADGQILYINPAGTRILKLRAEEAHNRNINEFLGNNSSLLALVKKGESVSTEERLCVGADRSFYHVSIRPVLNQYTQELEVALLKISGAEKVAIQQNSRAGSTSAYTFADIISENKEFKKSMALARRFASSPENILVVGESGTGKELYAQAIHNVYCPQGPFMAVNCAAMPRELIESELFGYEGGSFTGAERSGRAGKVELAHGGTLFLDEIGDMPLEVQAVLLRTLEDKQIMRVGGSRSKKVDFRLIAATNKDIYKMVKENLFREDLYFRLSVLTINIPPLRERGNDIKLLSEFFVENYCRKQGWQVPKLSPAAQKKINEYQWPGNVRQLQNAMIYAVNTAQGELIKPENLPNYIILETCPLKIEEFTNRKGQAGELLCLENLEKVAIQTALLHADNYVPGAAQILGISRSTLYRKLKDYDIEY
- a CDS encoding Rpn family recombination-promoting nuclease/putative transposase — encoded protein: MPADHTSNTSHHAHDKGYKQLLSNKRTFLALLKTFVREEWTADLREENLVRVEKSYILQDFTEKEADIVYEMKTGSNNIIFYCLLELQSTVDYLMPFRLLLYMTEIWRNSFNNIPSQEREKKDYRLPAIIPIVLYNGTDNWRAPGQFKEMLAGHNQFGSHLLDFSYILLDINRYQEDDLRNMAGLIASVFLLDRTVRQDDDIITRLRILMNGLRCMHPDDFRQFTVWLKHVLKPRITPALHNQIDSILNEVEPEEVEAMISNIEIALAESHRRAQLEGRLEGKLAVARKLLLRGHTPADIMDLTELTAAQIQELTKELQ